Proteins co-encoded in one Campylobacter concisus genomic window:
- a CDS encoding RNA polymerase sigma factor FliA: protein MHELKQKQLNAYKNTIKKEQDEIVLKYMPALRAMAFRLKERLPSSIDTNDLISIGVEEMIKLSRKYDKEQNDSFWGYGKKRIYGSMLDYLRTLDVVSRSDRKLVKSINSEIDNYFNEFEEEPSDEYLAEKLNEDIEKIREARGVSGIITILPIDEQMELIGQNDVEKSIEREDLILKIEEALKDFDERDQMLVQLYYYEELNLKEISQIMNISESRISQIHKRLLDRIRRSLGV, encoded by the coding sequence ATGCACGAGTTAAAGCAAAAGCAGCTTAATGCTTATAAAAACACGATAAAAAAAGAACAAGACGAGATCGTATTAAAATATATGCCAGCACTGCGTGCAATGGCGTTTAGACTTAAAGAGAGGCTACCATCAAGTATAGATACAAATGACCTAATAAGCATTGGCGTCGAAGAGATGATAAAGCTTAGCAGGAAGTATGACAAGGAGCAAAATGACTCTTTTTGGGGTTATGGCAAAAAGAGAATTTATGGCTCTATGCTTGATTATCTAAGGACGCTTGATGTTGTTAGCAGAAGCGATAGAAAGCTAGTAAAGAGCATAAATAGCGAGATAGATAACTACTTTAATGAATTTGAAGAAGAGCCAAGCGATGAGTATTTGGCCGAAAAGCTTAATGAAGATATTGAGAAGATAAGAGAGGCAAGAGGCGTTAGCGGTATCATTACTATTTTGCCAATAGACGAGCAAATGGAGCTAATTGGTCAAAATGATGTCGAGAAAAGCATTGAGAGAGAGGATCTCATTTTAAAAATAGAAGAAGCTTTAAAAGATTTTGACGAAAGAGATCAGATGTTGGTTCAGCTTTATTATTATGAAGAGCTAAATTTAAAAGAGATAAGCCAGATCATGAATATTAGCGAGAGTAGAATTTCACAAATTCATAAACGTTTGCTTGATCGTATTAGGCGTAGCTTGGGGGTTTAA
- a CDS encoding TIGR00730 family Rossman fold protein: MNNELVSDLLNFPNVLKYKNKNVTFFGSARFDEENFYCKKAYELAYKLNELGYAILTGGGDGIMRAANKGAFDSAKSPSIALNVRLPFEQNTNPYVTAKYLFSNLSPRKFALTDRSVAFVVFPGGFGTLDELFEILVLAQVGSKKVKIFLFGSEFWQGLDEFIKNTLVSQKTIKKEDINLYKITDDLKLIVDEILAI, translated from the coding sequence ATGAATAATGAATTAGTTAGCGATCTTTTAAATTTTCCAAACGTCTTAAAATATAAAAATAAAAATGTTACCTTCTTTGGCTCGGCTAGATTTGATGAAGAAAATTTCTACTGCAAAAAGGCTTATGAGCTAGCTTATAAGCTAAACGAGCTAGGATATGCTATCTTAACCGGAGGCGGGGACGGCATAATGAGAGCCGCAAACAAGGGCGCGTTTGATAGTGCAAAATCGCCAAGTATAGCCTTAAATGTGAGGCTTCCATTTGAACAAAATACAAACCCTTACGTCACAGCAAAATATCTCTTTTCAAATTTAAGCCCAAGAAAATTTGCACTTACCGATCGTTCAGTCGCATTTGTCGTCTTTCCGGGTGGCTTTGGCACTCTTGATGAACTTTTTGAAATTTTAGTACTTGCACAAGTTGGTAGTAAAAAAGTAAAAATTTTTCTTTTTGGGAGTGAATTTTGGCAAGGGCTTGATGAGTTTATAAAAAATACGCTAGTTAGCCAAAAAACAATAAAAAAAGAAGATATAAATTTATACAAAATCACCGATGATTTAAAGCTTATTGTAGATGAAATTTTGGCTATTTAA
- a CDS encoding response regulator transcription factor produces MKILVVEDEIDLNSVITRHLKKNGYSVDSAFNGEEAMDFTAVAHYDLIVLDLMMPVMDGLTFLQRSRTAKLATPALILTAKDDVDDVVKGLDAGADDYLVKPFDFKELLARVRTLIRRNSGNVASEICAGELKIDLSKKSVEFSGERVELTGKEYEILELLMLNKGRILTRDQIKEHVWDFDYTGGSNVIDVLIKNIRKKLGECEVIQTKRGLGYVVKD; encoded by the coding sequence ATGAAAATTTTAGTCGTCGAGGACGAAATAGACCTAAATAGCGTCATCACAAGGCACCTAAAGAAAAACGGATATAGCGTAGATAGCGCGTTTAACGGCGAGGAGGCGATGGACTTTACCGCCGTCGCGCACTACGATCTCATCGTGCTTGATCTTATGATGCCAGTGATGGACGGACTTACATTTTTGCAAAGATCACGCACCGCAAAGCTAGCGACCCCTGCGCTGATACTAACGGCAAAGGACGATGTGGACGACGTTGTAAAGGGGCTTGACGCGGGTGCTGATGACTACTTGGTTAAGCCATTTGACTTTAAGGAGCTGCTAGCTAGAGTGCGCACGCTCATTCGCCGAAACAGCGGCAACGTGGCTAGTGAAATTTGCGCAGGTGAGCTAAAGATCGACCTTTCTAAAAAGTCAGTCGAATTTAGCGGCGAGCGGGTAGAGCTCACTGGCAAAGAGTATGAAATTTTAGAGCTTTTGATGCTAAACAAGGGCAGAATTTTAACTCGTGACCAGATCAAAGAGCACGTCTGGGACTTTGACTACACAGGCGGCTCAAACGTCATTGACGTGCTTATAAAAAATATAAGAAAAAAGCTTGGCGAGTGCGAAGTGATCCAGACTAAAAGAGGGCTTGGCTATGTTGTTAAGGATTAA
- the mnmA gene encoding tRNA 2-thiouridine(34) synthase MnmA has translation MKVMVAMSGGVDSTMTAKFLQEAGHEVQGCYMMLHQKPGYHEENIRKVKKVGEYLGIKVHILDLQDKFNEFVYDPFVKLYKEGKTPNPCALCNKFIKLGALLDFAKANGCEKLATGHYVQVIDGFITCAKDPSKDQSYFLAQVPKEILKDVIFPLGDKFKKDIKELARSVKVLEEFATQAESSEICFVEDTYIEVLNKHYNTNLPGNVVDKDGKIIGRHQGYMHYTIGKRRGFEVFGAHEPHFVIKINADKNEIVVGTKDDLAQKVVELENVNLFIDKDKFECETKIRYRSPKLDAFVEVDKENKTAKLTLNQNALGVAQGQLCVMYDGDKVIASGFIKG, from the coding sequence ATGAAAGTAATGGTCGCAATGAGCGGTGGCGTAGATAGCACTATGACGGCTAAATTTCTGCAAGAAGCTGGTCATGAAGTGCAAGGTTGCTATATGATGCTGCATCAAAAGCCAGGATATCACGAAGAAAATATCAGAAAAGTAAAAAAAGTAGGCGAGTATCTTGGCATAAAGGTGCATATTTTGGATCTGCAGGATAAATTTAATGAGTTTGTCTATGATCCTTTTGTGAAGCTCTATAAAGAGGGCAAGACGCCAAATCCTTGTGCTTTGTGCAATAAATTTATAAAACTGGGTGCGTTGCTTGATTTTGCAAAGGCAAATGGCTGTGAGAAGCTTGCTACTGGGCATTATGTGCAAGTTATTGATGGATTTATCACATGCGCAAAAGATCCTAGCAAGGATCAAAGCTACTTTTTAGCCCAAGTGCCAAAAGAGATATTAAAAGATGTTATTTTTCCGCTTGGGGATAAATTTAAAAAAGATATAAAAGAGCTTGCAAGAAGTGTAAAAGTACTTGAAGAATTTGCTACGCAGGCAGAAAGTAGTGAAATTTGCTTTGTGGAAGATACCTATATCGAAGTTTTAAATAAGCATTACAATACAAATTTACCAGGAAATGTAGTTGATAAAGATGGCAAAATAATCGGCCGCCACCAAGGCTATATGCACTATACTATCGGTAAACGCCGTGGTTTTGAGGTTTTTGGCGCCCATGAGCCACATTTTGTTATAAAGATAAATGCCGATAAAAACGAGATCGTTGTAGGAACAAAAGATGACTTGGCTCAAAAGGTAGTCGAGCTTGAAAACGTAAATTTGTTTATAGATAAAGATAAATTTGAGTGCGAAACCAAGATAAGATATAGAAGCCCTAAACTTGATGCTTTTGTTGAGGTTGATAAAGAGAATAAAACAGCAAAACTAACGCTAAATCAAAATGCACTTGGTGTGGCACAAGGCCAGCTTTGTGTTATGTATGATGGCGATAAGGTTATTGCAAGTGGATTTATAAAAGGCTAG
- the aroQ gene encoding type II 3-dehydroquinate dehydratase → MDKKLKIMVIQGPNINMLGAREPGIYGVMKMEDIHSQMKIVADQNDVEIEFFQSNLEGELVDKIQECLGDADGIIINPAAYTHTSIAIRDALSAVALPVIEVHISNVYRREKFRHKSLIAPVAAGQIVGFGPVGYHLAMIGMLQIFEQIKAVRANQKSQ, encoded by the coding sequence ATGGATAAGAAGCTAAAAATAATGGTTATCCAAGGCCCAAATATCAATATGCTTGGCGCTAGAGAGCCAGGAATTTACGGCGTTATGAAGATGGAGGATATCCACTCTCAAATGAAGATCGTTGCCGATCAAAATGACGTTGAGATCGAGTTTTTTCAAAGTAACCTTGAGGGCGAGCTAGTCGATAAGATCCAAGAGTGTTTGGGCGATGCTGATGGCATCATCATAAACCCAGCTGCTTACACTCACACCTCTATCGCTATCCGTGATGCGCTAAGTGCGGTTGCACTGCCAGTTATCGAGGTGCATATCAGCAATGTTTATAGAAGAGAAAAGTTCCGCCACAAAAGCCTAATTGCACCAGTTGCGGCAGGCCAGATCGTGGGCTTTGGACCAGTTGGCTATCATTTGGCGATGATAGGCATGCTTCAAATTTTTGAGCAAATCAAAGCAGTAAGAGCAAATCAAAAATCACAATGA
- the folK gene encoding 2-amino-4-hydroxy-6-hydroxymethyldihydropteridine diphosphokinase: MKLAGARKIVKSRFCPSFFQKRDEFKYEALVGMGGNIGDSAKRFDKFIRAVSEDRRFHVVEVSPILINAAFGYEAQDDFSNAVINLQTSMSPRETLKILGHYESKFKRVRTFKNAPRTLDLDILYFSKKVYKTPRLMVPHPGASKRLSVIVPLGLMRG; this comes from the coding sequence ATGAAGCTAGCTGGAGCAAGAAAGATCGTAAAAAGCCGTTTTTGCCCTAGTTTTTTTCAAAAAAGAGATGAGTTTAAGTATGAGGCGCTAGTTGGCATGGGTGGCAACATCGGCGATAGCGCAAAGAGGTTTGATAAATTTATAAGAGCGGTTAGTGAAGATAGGCGTTTTCATGTAGTTGAAGTCTCGCCAATCCTTATAAATGCGGCATTTGGCTACGAAGCGCAGGATGATTTTAGTAACGCTGTTATAAATTTACAAACATCTATGAGCCCTAGAGAAACTCTAAAAATTTTGGGGCACTATGAGAGTAAATTTAAGCGTGTCAGGACATTTAAAAATGCACCACGTACGCTTGATTTAGATATTTTGTATTTTAGTAAAAAAGTCTATAAGACACCGCGCCTTATGGTCCCTCACCCGGGGGCTAGTAAGAGGCTTAGCGTGATCGTGCCACTAGGGCTTATGAGAGGTTAA
- the fliY gene encoding flagellar motor switch protein FliY, protein MMNDFFNIFSNELKATIEGLTGRAPEVGERNEFDAPTQNGIKPPVVMANISLSGDINAKTEIVCTPVLISAISEWMMGEEEISKNENLGSDELDAAKEIFSNLFSAFSTSLGAQKGMPKINFEVINVNFLDENSSLDFSVYEKLFLFNVKIEDLSEHIGFACDHSLMKFFEPTKTEAPAAPASTPHVAKGDFSAEEMRNIGLIMDVRLPIRVRIGSKRMLLKDVLTMDIGSVIELNQLANDPLEILIGDKVIALGEVVIIDGNFGIQITQIGSKRERLQQLK, encoded by the coding sequence ATGATGAATGATTTTTTTAATATATTTTCTAATGAATTAAAAGCTACTATCGAAGGACTTACGGGCAGAGCTCCAGAGGTTGGTGAAAGAAATGAATTTGATGCACCAACGCAAAATGGCATAAAACCGCCGGTAGTGATGGCTAATATCTCTTTAAGTGGCGACATCAATGCTAAAACAGAGATAGTATGTACTCCAGTTTTAATAAGTGCCATTAGCGAATGGATGATGGGCGAAGAGGAAATTTCAAAGAATGAAAATTTAGGCAGTGATGAGCTTGACGCTGCAAAAGAGATATTTTCAAACCTTTTTAGTGCTTTTAGTACATCCTTGGGTGCTCAAAAGGGCATGCCAAAGATAAATTTTGAAGTAATAAATGTAAATTTTTTAGATGAAAATTCTTCGCTTGATTTTAGTGTTTATGAAAAGTTATTTTTATTTAATGTCAAAATCGAAGATCTAAGCGAGCATATTGGTTTTGCTTGCGATCATTCGTTGATGAAATTTTTTGAGCCAACAAAGACCGAAGCACCAGCTGCACCAGCGAGCACTCCTCACGTAGCTAAGGGCGATTTTAGCGCTGAAGAGATGAGAAATATCGGGCTTATAATGGACGTTAGGCTGCCTATTCGTGTTCGTATCGGCTCAAAAAGAATGCTTTTAAAAGATGTGCTTACCATGGATATTGGCTCAGTTATCGAGTTAAATCAATTAGCAAACGATCCGCTTGAAATTTTGATCGGCGATAAGGTAATAGCCCTTGGCGAAGTTGTCATAATCGATGGAAACTTTGGCATTCAGATCACTCAGATAGGCTCAAAACGCGAGAGGCTTCAACAGTTAAAATAA
- the fliM gene encoding flagellar motor switch protein FliM has protein sequence MADILSQEEIDALLEVVDEDGDTSNIEVEERSQGEQKQIIIYDFKRPNRVSKEQLRAIKGIHDKLARNLASQISSVMRSIVEIRLHSVDQMTYGEFLMSLPSPTSFNVFSIKPLDGNCVLEINPSIAFPMIDRLLGGTGENFEANRELTDIEVNLLDAVLRMIMQRLKESWSMITDMYPNVEAKESSPNVVQIVSQNEIVIMVVMEIIVGGSSGMINLCYPVIYLEPILSRLANRDIMLGETSAKKSRNKELKTLIGRAEILYEAILGKSIISVNEFLNLKEGDILRLDRGADDKAIVCIDKKEVFLAEVGLHRFRKSIRIEQLIRSDKDEIKNILEKYEEERKAKLMAYEANERKMEEEEDDEDDE, from the coding sequence ATGGCTGATATTTTAAGTCAAGAAGAGATAGACGCGCTACTTGAAGTTGTTGATGAAGACGGCGATACGAGTAATATCGAGGTCGAAGAGAGATCGCAAGGCGAACAAAAACAGATTATTATTTATGATTTTAAGCGTCCAAACCGCGTTAGTAAAGAGCAGCTCCGTGCGATAAAAGGCATCCATGATAAGCTTGCTAGAAATTTAGCTAGTCAAATTTCTAGTGTTATGAGAAGTATCGTCGAGATCAGACTTCACAGTGTTGATCAGATGACTTATGGCGAATTTTTGATGAGCTTGCCAAGTCCAACGAGCTTTAACGTCTTTTCTATAAAACCGCTTGATGGAAACTGTGTTTTGGAGATAAATCCAAGTATTGCCTTTCCGATGATAGATCGTTTGCTTGGTGGAACTGGTGAAAATTTTGAAGCAAATAGAGAGCTAACCGACATCGAAGTAAATTTGCTTGATGCGGTGCTTAGAATGATCATGCAGCGTCTAAAAGAGAGTTGGTCGATGATAACTGATATGTACCCAAATGTGGAAGCTAAGGAGAGCAGTCCAAATGTCGTACAGATCGTCTCTCAAAATGAGATTGTCATCATGGTCGTTATGGAGATCATAGTTGGCGGATCAAGCGGTATGATAAATTTATGCTATCCAGTCATCTATCTTGAACCGATACTCTCACGCCTTGCAAACAGAGATATTATGCTTGGCGAAACAAGTGCAAAAAAAAGTAGAAATAAAGAGCTAAAAACACTTATCGGACGAGCAGAAATTTTATATGAGGCCATACTTGGCAAGTCGATCATTAGCGTAAATGAGTTTTTAAATTTAAAAGAAGGCGATATTTTAAGGCTTGATAGAGGAGCTGATGATAAGGCGATCGTTTGTATCGATAAAAAAGAAGTTTTCTTAGCTGAAGTTGGGCTTCATAGATTTAGAAAATCTATAAGGATTGAGCAGCTAATACGCTCTGATAAAGATGAGATCAAAAATATCTTAGAAAAATACGAAGAAGAGCGAAAAGCAAAGCTAATGGCGTATGAAGCTAATGAGCGCAAAATGGAAGAAGAAGAGGACGACGAAGATGATGAATGA
- the flhF gene encoding flagellar biosynthesis protein FlhF: protein MATKFHTFTGESTIEALKKAQETCGEKAILVTTKQIQAKTINKKPLYEILVSVEEDDAKQPPKSNTKAINYENAYSKFNKNYELAKPKFEIKEEPAKFEVKTTSPEPYDPNDSVLLNISAAAKEISTIANVNIDDVKDKESSIPNGMNKKIDDVAKQVSVLSEKIGLITDMIWDEKAPNRNNLSIPPEFASIYKLAKQSGMKDEHLEAIMQTTLENLPVSMKSNPTAVKRYFYSLLRNMLPCRKEPSDKKQRIMMLVGPTGVGKTTTLAKLAARFAYGNEKRYKTGIITLDTYRIGAVEQLFQYAKMMKLPILDVIEIDDFQNAIKQLNYCDVILIDTTGNSQYDKEKLERLDKFLKHSGAKIDVNLVLSAGSKVEDLIEIYNGFSFLDIDTLIITKFDETKIFGNVFSLIYETNTPVSYFSVGQEVPDDLVEAKSEFLVECVFDGFTKQKASDE, encoded by the coding sequence ATGGCTACAAAATTTCATACTTTTACAGGCGAGAGCACCATTGAGGCTTTGAAAAAGGCTCAAGAGACGTGCGGTGAAAAGGCCATACTAGTTACTACAAAGCAGATTCAAGCCAAAACGATAAATAAAAAACCGCTTTATGAAATTTTAGTAAGTGTCGAAGAAGACGACGCAAAGCAGCCCCCAAAATCAAATACAAAAGCTATAAACTACGAAAATGCCTACTCTAAATTTAATAAAAACTATGAACTTGCTAAGCCAAAATTTGAGATAAAAGAGGAGCCTGCTAAATTTGAGGTAAAAACGACGTCGCCTGAGCCTTACGACCCAAATGATAGCGTGCTTTTAAATATCTCAGCTGCTGCAAAAGAGATAAGTACAATCGCAAATGTAAACATCGATGATGTCAAAGATAAAGAGTCAAGCATACCAAACGGCATGAATAAAAAAATAGACGATGTGGCAAAGCAAGTAAGCGTGCTAAGCGAAAAAATAGGACTGATAACTGACATGATCTGGGACGAGAAAGCACCAAATCGCAATAATCTTTCGATCCCGCCGGAGTTTGCTAGCATCTATAAGCTCGCAAAACAAAGCGGCATGAAAGATGAGCATTTAGAGGCTATCATGCAAACTACGCTTGAAAATTTACCAGTTTCGATGAAGAGCAATCCAACTGCTGTAAAGAGATATTTCTACTCGCTTTTGCGAAATATGCTACCTTGCAGAAAAGAGCCAAGCGATAAAAAACAACGTATCATGATGCTAGTTGGCCCAACTGGAGTTGGTAAGACTACGACTCTTGCAAAGCTAGCGGCTCGTTTTGCTTACGGCAATGAAAAGCGGTATAAAACAGGCATCATCACGCTTGATACGTACCGTATCGGAGCGGTTGAGCAGCTATTTCAATACGCTAAAATGATGAAGCTGCCCATTCTCGATGTTATCGAGATAGATGACTTTCAAAATGCTATAAAGCAGCTTAATTATTGTGATGTGATACTTATTGATACGACTGGAAATTCACAGTATGACAAAGAAAAGCTTGAAAGGCTTGATAAATTTTTAAAGCATAGCGGTGCAAAGATTGATGTAAATTTGGTCCTTTCGGCTGGCTCAAAGGTTGAAGATCTAATAGAAATTTATAATGGGTTTTCATTTTTGGATATTGACACGCTGATAATCACCAAATTTGATGAGACAAAAATTTTTGGTAATGTCTTTTCGCTGATATATGAGACAAACACGCCAGTTAGCTACTTTAGCGTGGGTCAAGAGGTACCTGATGATCTTGTGGAGGCAAAGAGCGAATTTTTAGTAGAGTGCGTGTTTGACGGCTTTACAAAGCAAAAGGCTAGCGATGAATAA
- a CDS encoding P-loop NTPase, whose protein sequence is MNNQAQKLQNLVQSQSKSKNTHFIAITSGKGGVGKSTISANLANVLSKNGYKVGLFDADIGLANLDVILNVKMGKNLLHVLKGECSLKDILIPINKNLILIPGESGDEILKFNNQFLFERFLDEASELDELDFLIIDTGAGIGGSTQLFLEAADEVVVVTVPDPAAITDAYAVIKIVSRFKNSELLLLNMVKNEAEATRIYENIKRVANANIGPSLNLELIGFVASDKNVSRSIKQRTLFTDDAAYAEPSAQIKQIASNLLYRLERKVLNDEQSRSFGGFFKRLIEQF, encoded by the coding sequence ATGAATAATCAAGCGCAAAAATTACAAAATTTAGTCCAGTCTCAAAGCAAGAGCAAAAATACACATTTTATTGCGATAACTAGCGGCAAAGGTGGTGTTGGTAAGAGCACGATAAGTGCAAATTTGGCAAATGTTTTATCAAAAAATGGCTACAAAGTAGGGCTATTTGACGCTGATATTGGCCTTGCAAACCTTGATGTCATCTTAAATGTAAAAATGGGTAAAAATTTACTTCACGTGCTAAAAGGCGAGTGCAGCCTAAAAGATATCTTGATACCTATAAATAAAAATTTGATCCTCATTCCTGGTGAAAGTGGTGATGAAATTTTAAAATTTAACAATCAATTTTTATTTGAGAGGTTTTTAGACGAGGCGAGCGAGCTTGATGAGCTTGATTTCTTGATCATTGATACTGGAGCTGGCATAGGCGGTAGCACGCAGCTATTTTTAGAGGCAGCTGATGAGGTCGTGGTGGTAACTGTACCTGATCCTGCAGCGATAACTGATGCATACGCTGTCATAAAGATCGTCTCAAGGTTTAAAAATAGTGAGCTTTTGCTTTTAAATATGGTAAAAAATGAAGCAGAAGCGACTAGAATTTATGAAAATATCAAACGTGTTGCTAATGCAAATATCGGGCCTAGCTTAAATTTAGAGCTTATAGGATTTGTGGCTTCTGATAAGAATGTTTCAAGAAGTATAAAACAACGAACGCTTTTTACAGACGACGCTGCTTATGCTGAGCCTAGTGCCCAGATAAAACAGATAGCTTCGAATTTACTTTATAGGTTGGAACGAAAAGTGCTTAACGATGAGCAAAGCAGGAGCTTTGGGGGCTTCTTTAAGCGTTTGATAGAACAATTTTGA
- a CDS encoding PepSY domain-containing protein — MKNVLGTAVLAVVLGATSLQAAITSKEALNIAEKNFPGSSVKDIEMNVKNDVIFYEIESFKDSIKQEIKINSNSGQIVKVENKNKKHILPIEAVDFSKFALSIDEAVAKAQALEAGWSLDEADLDNKNGAWIYKVELKRDRSEKKVIINAQTGEIIDNYTK, encoded by the coding sequence ATGAAAAATGTATTAGGTACAGCAGTTTTAGCGGTAGTTTTAGGAGCAACAAGTTTGCAAGCAGCCATCACATCAAAAGAAGCTTTAAACATAGCTGAGAAAAACTTTCCAGGCTCAAGCGTCAAAGATATCGAGATGAACGTCAAAAATGATGTGATATTTTACGAGATAGAGTCTTTTAAAGATAGCATTAAACAAGAGATTAAGATCAACTCTAATAGCGGCCAAATCGTTAAAGTAGAGAATAAAAATAAAAAACATATCTTACCGATCGAAGCGGTAGATTTTTCGAAATTTGCTCTTAGCATCGACGAGGCTGTGGCCAAAGCTCAAGCGCTCGAGGCTGGCTGGAGTCTTGATGAGGCAGACCTTGATAATAAAAATGGTGCTTGGATATACAAAGTAGAGCTTAAGCGCGACAGGAGCGAGAAAAAAGTGATCATAAACGCTCAAACTGGCGAAATAATCGATAATTACACAAAGTGA
- a CDS encoding M24 family metallopeptidase encodes MNFILKDENAVFYECGYSCDNEFLLCLDGVKYFFTDARYYFEAKSCVNAGVVVLLAQRNLISEVRAFLRKMKPSSLVFNPDELSLSEFNALSKGFGINFKPKANFSRLKRICKSEDEIKILKKASEFGAKCFDEFAKFVHENGEGMSEKELHFNASLIFRQKNELGLSFDPIVAINENAAKAHALPGDKILKKGDLLLLDAGVKFKRYCSDRTRTACFDENFNFSKEQKFKKAKMQEIYEIVKEAQAAAIKVARAGVRACEIDLAARSVIAKAGYEKAFFHSTGHGVGVDIHELPVISARSETLIKEGMVFSVEPGIYLENEFGVRIEDVVVAREGGCEIL; translated from the coding sequence ATGAATTTCATCTTAAAGGACGAAAACGCCGTATTTTACGAGTGTGGCTACAGCTGCGACAATGAGTTTTTGCTATGCCTTGATGGCGTGAAATACTTTTTCACGGATGCGAGGTATTATTTCGAGGCAAAAAGCTGCGTAAATGCAGGTGTAGTCGTTCTTTTAGCGCAGAGAAATTTAATAAGCGAGGTCAGGGCATTTTTAAGAAAGATGAAGCCAAGCAGCCTTGTTTTTAACCCTGATGAGCTAAGCTTAAGTGAGTTTAACGCGCTTAGCAAAGGCTTTGGGATAAATTTTAAGCCAAAGGCAAATTTCTCTAGGCTAAAGAGAATTTGCAAAAGCGAAGATGAGATAAAAATTTTAAAAAAAGCTAGCGAATTTGGAGCAAAATGCTTTGATGAATTTGCTAAATTTGTGCATGAAAATGGCGAAGGGATGAGCGAAAAAGAGCTTCATTTTAACGCCTCACTCATCTTTAGGCAAAAAAACGAGCTAGGTCTTAGCTTTGATCCGATCGTAGCGATAAACGAAAATGCCGCAAAGGCGCATGCACTGCCTGGGGATAAAATTTTAAAAAAGGGCGATTTGCTGCTACTTGATGCCGGGGTTAAATTTAAGCGCTACTGCTCTGATCGCACTAGAACTGCTTGCTTTGATGAAAATTTTAACTTCTCAAAGGAGCAAAAATTTAAAAAAGCAAAGATGCAAGAAATTTACGAGATCGTAAAAGAGGCTCAGGCTGCTGCGATAAAGGTCGCAAGAGCTGGCGTTAGGGCGTGCGAGATAGACCTTGCAGCAAGAAGTGTGATAGCAAAGGCTGGATATGAAAAGGCCTTTTTCCACTCGACAGGACACGGCGTGGGTGTCGATATACACGAGCTTCCAGTCATCTCAGCAAGGAGCGAAACGCTCATAAAAGAGGGCATGGTCTTTAGCGTGGAGCCTGGAATTTATCTAGAAAATGAATTTGGCGTGCGCATCGAGGACGTGGTGGTCGCAAGAGAAGGTGGGTGCGAAATTTTATGA